In Uranotaenia lowii strain MFRU-FL chromosome 2, ASM2978415v1, whole genome shotgun sequence, one genomic interval encodes:
- the LOC129747422 gene encoding uncharacterized protein LOC129747422 gives MASVKKTLRLVSKNEAERKVLGTKFCQEGSRENKDKKPPLSVIAIDAISRETVGNTEKKKKMASENKTLRLVSKNEAERKVLGTKFCQERQETVNAEHPGAWFNRPENKNKKPPLSVIAIDAISRETVRNMVKKNLKTGLDPALVTTFIYNEFCAKPAALSADWVSFNRMIGKQGQMISLNDIFDVKAQENYPPAETVADQYKMKDTEVLSYLIALIGVIRISPAMEETYRDTLKENLKALINAAGTEIELTEIGADRDRLTSYSEYRKVVAGVDMFLCEFPAHPFKTARYGSIITRCRDSRI, from the coding sequence atggcttctgtaaaaaaaacactgcgactggtatcaaagaacgaagcTGAGCGGAAAGTGTTGGGAACCAAGTTCTGCCAGGAAGGAAGTCGGGAAAATAAAGATAAGAAGCCGCCTCTATCCGTAATCGCAATTGACGCTATCTCCCGAGAAACCGTTGGGAATAcagaaaagaagaagaagatggcTTCTGAAAACAAAACACTGCGActggtatcaaagaacgaagcTGAGCGGAAAGTGTTGGGAACCAAGTTCTGCCAGGAGCGCCAGGAGACTGTCAATGCAGAACATCCGGGTGCCTGGTTTAACCGtccggaaaataaaaataagaagcCGCCTCTATCCGTAATCGCAATTGACGCTATCTCCCGAGAAACTGTTAGGAATATGGTAAAGAAGAATCTGAAGACTGGATTGGACCCTGCTCTGGTTACGACATTTATTTACAATGAGTTTTGTGCGAAGCCTGCTGCATTGAGTGCGGACTGGGTGTCTTTCAATCGAATGATCGGAAAACAAGGACAAATGATATCTTTGAACGATATCTTTGATGTCAAGGCCCAAGAAAATTACCCACCTGCAGAAACTGTTGCTGACCAATATAAAATGAAAGATACTGAAGTTTTGAGTTACCTCATTGCGTTAATCGGAGTTATCCGGATTAGCCCTGCAATGGAGGAGACCTACCGAGACACATTGAAGGAGAATCTGAAGGCTTTGATCAATGCAGCTGGAACCGAGATTGAGCTAACTGAGATAGGTGCAGATAGGGACAGGCTGACATCATACTCCGAATATCGGAAAGTCGTTGCAGGGGTTGACATGTTTTTATGCGAGTTCCCTGCACACCCGTTCAAAACGGCCCGATATGGAAGCATAATCACTCGCTGCAGAGATTCCCGAATATAA